Proteins from a genomic interval of Stenotrophomonas sp. 24(2023):
- a CDS encoding bifunctional DedA family/phosphatase PAP2 family protein — MDASWIEATLAWIAAHPVLAGAVIFLIAFCDAVIILGAIVPALPLLFAVGVFIGLGQISGPYAVAAAALGAFAGDGISYWVGRRWGDRLRGVWPFSRYPQLLDRGENLFRRNAFKSILVARYVGAIRPFVPAIAGMMKMPFPRYLQASGVASVSWAVLFLAPGWVLGEAYDAVAAVAGRLVVVAGLLAVILGLVWAIVLYSYRWSASRMDSWLARLLAWSQRHPTLGRYSVSVFDPARRESVPLAMLALMLLLLGWGWFVLLMVVVAHGEPLSVDLWVHQAMLALRNPLADYPMAALASLGAWQVLLPATAAGMAYLLWRRRWMAAGHWLAALAFGLALTKLLGATVDVVRPVDASSGFGFPSVSVTMATITFGFFAVLIARELPGRTRVWPYLLSGIVVSLIGFARLYLGAHWLSDVIGGMLFGTFWLLVLGIAYRRRFNRSFWVKPAAWLFYGTFVLAAMWYAPRNIPVKLARFEPTLPAPVAVDAQAWWNAQWTQLPARRNEFDDDQRWPLDVQVAGPLAPLQAQLEARGWHVQPQAGWQDALMMLDKDTGPDALPVLPATLDTRVEALLMVRQGARPDERYALRLWPAPAVLQPGDTPLWLGSAQTLRYERHVQWIGMWHPLRGIDPALNAVKDAVRDMPQAEDVHPETGLPVLRLKTTP, encoded by the coding sequence ATGGACGCTTCCTGGATCGAAGCCACGCTTGCGTGGATTGCAGCTCATCCCGTGCTGGCTGGCGCGGTTATTTTCCTCATCGCCTTCTGCGATGCGGTGATCATCCTTGGCGCGATCGTGCCCGCGCTGCCCCTGCTGTTCGCTGTCGGTGTGTTCATCGGCCTGGGCCAGATTTCCGGGCCGTATGCGGTAGCCGCCGCCGCACTGGGTGCCTTCGCCGGCGATGGCATCAGCTACTGGGTGGGCCGGCGCTGGGGTGACCGGCTGCGTGGCGTCTGGCCGTTCAGCCGCTACCCGCAGTTGCTGGACCGGGGCGAGAACCTGTTCCGCCGCAATGCCTTCAAGAGCATTCTGGTCGCGCGTTACGTGGGGGCGATCCGCCCGTTCGTGCCGGCCATCGCCGGCATGATGAAAATGCCGTTCCCGCGCTACCTGCAGGCCAGTGGCGTGGCCAGCGTGTCCTGGGCGGTGCTGTTCCTGGCCCCGGGCTGGGTGCTGGGCGAAGCCTACGATGCCGTGGCCGCCGTGGCCGGCCGTCTGGTGGTGGTGGCGGGCCTGCTGGCGGTGATCCTGGGGCTGGTCTGGGCCATCGTGCTGTACAGCTACCGCTGGTCGGCCAGCCGCATGGACAGCTGGCTGGCGCGCCTGCTGGCCTGGTCGCAGCGCCACCCGACGCTGGGCCGGTACTCGGTGTCGGTGTTCGACCCGGCGCGGCGCGAATCGGTGCCGCTGGCGATGCTGGCACTGATGCTGCTGTTGCTGGGCTGGGGCTGGTTCGTGCTGCTGATGGTGGTCGTGGCCCATGGTGAGCCGCTGAGCGTGGACCTGTGGGTACACCAGGCCATGCTGGCCCTGCGCAACCCGCTGGCCGACTACCCGATGGCCGCGCTGGCCTCGCTGGGTGCCTGGCAGGTGCTGCTGCCGGCCACCGCCGCCGGCATGGCCTACCTGCTGTGGCGGCGGCGCTGGATGGCCGCCGGCCACTGGCTGGCCGCGCTGGCCTTCGGCCTGGCGCTGACCAAGCTGCTGGGCGCCACCGTGGACGTGGTGCGCCCGGTCGATGCCAGCAGCGGCTTCGGCTTCCCGTCGGTGTCGGTGACGATGGCCACCATCACCTTCGGCTTCTTCGCGGTGCTGATCGCCCGCGAACTGCCCGGCCGCACGCGCGTGTGGCCGTACCTGCTGTCGGGCATCGTGGTCAGCCTGATCGGCTTCGCCCGCCTGTACCTGGGCGCGCACTGGCTGAGCGATGTCATCGGCGGCATGTTGTTCGGCACGTTCTGGCTGCTGGTGCTGGGCATCGCCTACCGCCGCCGCTTCAACCGCTCGTTCTGGGTGAAACCGGCGGCGTGGCTGTTCTACGGCACCTTCGTGCTGGCGGCGATGTGGTACGCCCCGCGCAACATCCCGGTGAAGCTGGCCCGCTTCGAACCGACCCTGCCGGCACCGGTGGCGGTCGATGCGCAGGCGTGGTGGAACGCCCAGTGGACGCAGCTGCCGGCGCGCCGCAATGAATTCGATGACGACCAGCGCTGGCCGCTGGACGTGCAGGTGGCCGGGCCGCTGGCGCCGCTGCAGGCCCAGCTGGAAGCGCGCGGCTGGCACGTGCAGCCGCAGGCCGGCTGGCAGGATGCGCTGATGATGCTGGACAAGGACACCGGCCCGGATGCGCTGCCGGTATTGCCGGCCACCCTGGACACGCGCGTGGAAGCGCTGCTGATGGTGCGCCAGGGCGCACGGCCGGATGAGCGCTATGCCCTGCGCCTGTGGCCGGCCCCGGCCGTGCTGCAGCCGGGCGATACGCCGCTGTGGCTGGGCAGCGCGCAGACCCTGCGCTACGAACGGCATGTGCAGTGGATCGGCATGTGGCACCCGCTGCGCGGTATCGACCCGGCACTCAATGCGGTCAAGGACGCCGTGCGGGACATGCCGCAGGCCGAGGACGTGCACCCGGAAACCGGGCTGCCGGTGCTGCGGTTGAAGACCACGCCGTGA
- a CDS encoding LON peptidase substrate-binding domain-containing protein yields MSDTASLPLFPLHAVLLPHASLGLRVFERRYLDLVRETGRSGSGFGVCLILQGEETGAPAVPAAYGVEARIEDFDVGADGVLQLQLRGARRFHVERTRVRDNGLVVGDVRWCEPDPDDELRPQHALLATVLEQIVEQAGAAFAPATPALYDNAAWVGWRLAQLLPLAEAQRLQLLQQDDPHQRLQQLLGWMP; encoded by the coding sequence ATGAGCGATACCGCCAGCCTGCCGCTGTTCCCCTTGCATGCGGTACTGCTGCCGCATGCCAGCCTCGGCCTGCGCGTGTTCGAGCGGCGCTACCTGGACCTGGTGCGCGAAACCGGCCGCAGCGGCAGCGGGTTCGGTGTCTGCCTGATCCTGCAGGGCGAGGAAACCGGCGCACCGGCGGTACCGGCCGCCTACGGGGTGGAAGCACGCATCGAGGATTTCGATGTCGGCGCCGATGGCGTGCTGCAGCTGCAGTTGCGCGGTGCGCGGCGCTTCCACGTCGAGCGCACCCGCGTACGCGACAATGGCCTGGTGGTCGGTGACGTACGCTGGTGCGAACCGGACCCGGATGATGAACTGCGGCCCCAGCATGCCTTGCTGGCCACCGTGCTGGAACAGATCGTGGAACAGGCCGGTGCCGCCTTCGCGCCGGCGACACCGGCGTTGTACGACAACGCAGCCTGGGTGGGCTGGCGGCTGGCCCAGCTGCTGCCGCTGGCCGAAGCGCAGCGGCTGCAGCTGCTGCAGCAGGACGACCCGCACCAGCGCCTGCAACAGCTGCTGGGCTGGATGCCGTAA